Proteins encoded by one window of Drosophila melanogaster chromosome X:
- the Nmdar2 gene encoding NMDA receptor 2, isoform F, protein MMPSRVKLKRGTDGPTPTPTPMPTTMRKHTPIATLNTASCQHNSTTSRRKRILTPPSGPISLLLLTVLTLLILDTRSCQGLRLTNGGGSLSKGAAANKEQLNIGLIAPHTNFGKREYLRSINNAVTGLTKTRGAKLTFLKDYSFEQKNIHFDMMSLTPSPTAILSTLCKEFLRVNVSAILYMMNNEQFGHSTASAQYFLQLAGYLGIPVISWNADNSGLERRASQSTLQLQLAPSIEHQSAAMLSILERYKWHQFSVVTSQIAGHDDFVQAVRERVAEMQEHFKFTILNSIVVTRTSDLMELVNSEARVMLLYATQTEAITILRAAEEMKLTGENYVWVVSQSVIEKKDAHSQFPVGMLGVHFDTSSAALMNEISNAIKIYSYGVEAYLTDPANRDRRLTTQSLSCEDEGRGRWDNGEIFFKYLRNVSIEGDLNKPNIEFTADGDLRSAELKIMNLRPSANNKNLVWEEIGVWKSWETQKLDIRDIAWPGNSHAPPQGVPEKFHLKITFLEEAPYINLSPADPVSGKCLMDRGVLCRVAADHEMAADIDVGQAHRNESFYQCCSGFCIDLLEKFAEELGFTYELVRVEDGKWGTLENGKWNGLIADLVNRKTDMVLTSLMINTEREAVVDFSEPFMETGIAIVVAKRTGIISPTAFLEPFDTASWMLVGIVAIQAATFMIFLFEWLSPSGYDMKLYLQNTNVTPYRFSLFRTYWLVWAVLFQAAVHVDSPRGFTSRFMTNVWALFAVVFLAIYTANLAAFMITREEFHEFSGLNDSRLVHPFSHKPSFKFGTIPYSHTDSTIHKYFNVMHNYMRQYNKTSVADGVAAVLNGNLDSFIYDGTVLDYLVAQDEDCRLMTVGSWYAMTGYGLAFSRNSKYVQMFNKRLLEFRANGDLERLRRYWMTGTCRPGKQEHKSSDPLALEQFLSAFLLLMAGILLAALLLLLEHVYFKYIRKRLAKKDGGHCCALISLSMGKSLTFRGAVFEATEILKKHRCNDPICDTHLWKVKHELDMSRLRVRQLEKVMDKHGIKAPQLRLASSSDLLNHHHLKERPPLLGNLSLAASAQDLYRW, encoded by the exons ATGATGCCCAGTCGCGTCAAACTGAAACGCGGCACGGACGGACCgacgcccacgcccacgcccatgCCTACCACAATGCGAAAGCATACGCCAATCGCCACTTTGAACACTGCCAGCTGCCAGCACAATAGCACAACAAGTAGACGAAAGCGAATCCTCACCCCTCCAAGCGGGCCCATCTCGCTGCTCCTCCTCACAGTCTTGACCCTGTTGATCCTGGACACCAGATCCTGCCAGGGCCTCCGACTAACCAACGGAGGCGGCAGCCTGAGCAAGGGCGCGGCGGCCAACAAGGAGCAGCTCAACATCGGCCTGATCGCGCCGCACACAAACTTCGGAAAGCGCGAGTACCTGCGCAGCATCAACAACGCGGTCACAGGATTAACGAAGACGCGCGGCGCCAAGCTGACCTTCCTCAAGGACTACTCCTTCGAGCAGAAGAACATCCACTTCGACATGATGTCGCTGACGCCCAGCCCGACGG CAATTCTAAGCACACTCTGCAAGGAGTTCCTCCGCGTGAACGTCTCCGCAATCCTGTACATGATGAACAACGAACAGTTCGGGCACAGCACGGCCTCGGCGCAGTACTTCTTGCAGCTGGCCGGCTACCTGGGCATCCCGGTTATCTCGTGGAACGCCGACAACTCGGGTCTGGAACGACGGGCCTCGCAATCGACGCTCCAGCTGCAGCTGGCTCCAAGCATCGAGCACCAAAGCGCCGCAATGCTGAGCATCCTGGAGCGCTACAAGTGGCACCAGTTCTCGGTGGTCACGTCGCAGATAGCCGGCCACGATGACTTTGTGCAGGCTGTGCGGGAGCGTGTGGCTGAGATGCAGGAGCACTTCAAGTTCACTATCCTAAACTCGATCGTGGTCACCCGCACAAGCGACCTCATGGAGCTTGTTAACAGTGAGGCCCGGGTGATGCTGCTTTATGCCACGCAGACCGAGGCCATCACCATCCTGCGCGCCGCTGAGGAGATGAAGCTCACCGGAGAAAACTACGTCTGGGTAGTCAGCCAGTCGGTCATAGAAAAGAAGGACGCCCACTCCCAGTTCCCAGTCGGCATGCTTGGCGTGCACTTCGACACCTCCAGTGCGGCTCTCATGAACGAGATATCCAACGCAATAAAGATCTACAGCTACGGCGTGGAGGCCTACCTAACGGATCCGGCTAACCGTGACCGCCGCCTCACCACCCAGTCTTTGTCTTGCGAGGACGAGGGACGCGGTCGCTGGGACAACGGAGAAAT CTTCTTCAAGTACTTGCGCAACGTGTCAATCGAGGGCGACCTCAACAAGCCGAACATCGAGTTCACGGCGGACGGGGACCTGCGCTCGGCGGAGCTCAAGATTATGAACCTCCGGCCCAGCGCCAACAACAAGAACCTTGTGTGGGAAGAG ATTGGAGTGTGGAAGTCCTGGGAGACACAGAAGCTGGACATCCGCGACATTGCGTGGCCCGGCAACTCGCACGCCCCGCCCCAGGGCGTGCCGGAAAAGTTCCATTTGAAGATCACATTCCTCGAAGAGGCACCCTATATCAATCTGTCGCCTGCGGACCCGGTGAGTGGCAAGTGCCTGATGGACCGTGGTGTGCTCTGCCGGGTGGCGGCCGACCACGAGATGGCCGCCGACATCGACGTGGGCCAGGCACACCGCAACGAGTCCTTCTACCAGTGCTGTAGCGGCTTCTGCATAGACCTGCTGGAGAAGTTTGCCGAGGAGCTGGGCTTCACCTACGAGCTGGTGCGGGTCGAAGATGGTAAATGGGGTACCCTCGAGAATGGCAAGTGGAACGGCCTGATCGCCGACCTGGTCAACCGCAAGACAGACATGGTCCTCACCTCGCTGATGATCAACACGGAACGCGAGGCGGTCGTCGATTTCTCTGAGCCCTTTATGGAGACCGGCATCGCCATCGTGGTGGCGAAGCGCACTGGCATCATCTCGCCCACGGCTTTTCTGGAGCCCTTCGACACGGCCTCTTGGATGCTG GTGGGTATAGTGGCCATCCAGGCGGCCACCTTCATGATCTTCCTCTTCGAGTGGCTCTCGCCCAGCGGCTACGACATGAAGCTCTACCTACAGAACACCAACGTGACTCCGTACCGCTTCTCCCTGTTTCGCACCTACTGGCTGGTTTGGGCCGTGCTCTTCCAGGCCGCCGTCCATGTGGACTCGCCGCGAGGTTTCACTTCGCGCTTCATGACCAATGTGTGGGCCCTCTTCGCTGTGgtatttttggccatatacACTGCCAACCTGGCCGCCTTCATGATAACGAG GGAGGAGTTCCACGAGTTTAGCGGTCTCAACGACAGCCGTCTGGTGCATCCCTTCTCCCACAAGCCCTCCTTCAAGTTCGGCACCATCCCGTACAGCCACACAGACTCGACCATCCACAAGTACTTCAACGTCATGCACAACTACATGCGGCA GTACAACAAGACGAGCGTAGCGGATGGAGTGGCCGCCGTGCTCAACGGCAACTTAGACTCCTTCATCTACGATGGCACAGTGCTGGACTATCTGGTTGCCCAGGACGAGGACTGCCGGCTCATGACCGTGGGCAGCTGGTATGCCATGACGG GGTACGGGCTGGCATTCAGCCGCAACTCAAAGTATGTGCAGATGTTCAACAAGCGGCTGCTCGAGTTCCGAGCGAACGGGGACCTGGAGCGGCTGCGACGCTACTGGATGACGGGCACGTGCCGTCCGGGCAAGCAGGAGCACAAATCCTCGGATCCGCTGGCACTGGAGCAGTTCTTGTCAGCCTTCCTGCTCCTGATGGCCGGCATCCTGCTGGCGgcgctcctcctgctgctcgAGCACGTCTATTTTAAGTACATCCGCAAGCGGCTGGCCAAGAAGGACGGCGGCCACTGCTGCGCCCTCATCTCGCTGTCCATGGGCAAGTCACTGACCTTTCGGGGTGCCGTCTTCGAGGCCACCGAGATCCTGAAGAAGCACCGCTGCAACGACCCTATCTGCGACACACACCTATGGAAGGTCAAGCACGAGCTGGACATGTCTCGCCTCCGCGTCCGCCAGCTGGAGAAGGTCATGGACAAGCATGGCATCAAGGCGCCGCAGTTGAG GCTGGCCTCCTCCTCGGACCTGCTGAACCACCATCATCTCAAGGAGCGGCCGCCACTGCTGGGCAACCTGAGTCTCGCCGCCAGCGCCCAAGATCTATACAGGTGGTAA
- the Nmdar2 gene encoding NMDA receptor 2, isoform E, with product MHGISFYWHATPCRIRACAPILSTLCKEFLRVNVSAILYMMNNEQFGHSTASAQYFLQLAGYLGIPVISWNADNSGLERRASQSTLQLQLAPSIEHQSAAMLSILERYKWHQFSVVTSQIAGHDDFVQAVRERVAEMQEHFKFTILNSIVVTRTSDLMELVNSEARVMLLYATQTEAITILRAAEEMKLTGENYVWVVSQSVIEKKDAHSQFPVGMLGVHFDTSSAALMNEISNAIKIYSYGVEAYLTDPANRDRRLTTQSLSCEDEGRGRWDNGEIFFKYLRNVSIEGDLNKPNIEFTADGDLRSAELKIMNLRPSANNKNLVWEEIGVWKSWETQKLDIRDIAWPGNSHAPPQGVPEKFHLKITFLEEAPYINLSPADPVSGKCLMDRGVLCRVAADHEMAADIDVGQAHRNESFYQCCSGFCIDLLEKFAEELGFTYELVRVEDGKWGTLENGKWNGLIADLVNRKTDMVLTSLMINTEREAVVDFSEPFMETGIAIVVAKRTGIISPTAFLEPFDTASWMLVGIVAIQAATFMIFLFEWLSPSGYDMKLYLQNTNVTPYRFSLFRTYWLVWAVLFQAAVHVDSPRGFTSRFMTNVWALFAVVFLAIYTANLAAFMITREEFHEFSGLNDSRLVHPFSHKPSFKFGTIPYSHTDSTIHKYFNVMHNYMRQYNKTSVADGVAAVLNGNLDSFIYDGTVLDYLVAQDEDCRLMTVGSWYAMTGYGLAFSRNSKYVQMFNKRLLEFRANGDLERLRRYWMTGTCRPGKQEHKSSDPLALEQFLSAFLLLMAGILLAALLLLLEHVYFKYIRKRLAKKDGGHCCALISLSMGKSLTFRGAVFEATEILKKHRCNDPICDTHLWKVKHELDMSRLRVRQLEKVMDKHGIKAPQLRLASSSDLLNHHHLKERPPLLGNLSLAASAQDLYRWSYKTEIAEMETVL from the exons ATGCATggcatttctttttattggcATGCCACGCCCTGTCGGATCCGTGCGTGTGCTC CAATTCTAAGCACACTCTGCAAGGAGTTCCTCCGCGTGAACGTCTCCGCAATCCTGTACATGATGAACAACGAACAGTTCGGGCACAGCACGGCCTCGGCGCAGTACTTCTTGCAGCTGGCCGGCTACCTGGGCATCCCGGTTATCTCGTGGAACGCCGACAACTCGGGTCTGGAACGACGGGCCTCGCAATCGACGCTCCAGCTGCAGCTGGCTCCAAGCATCGAGCACCAAAGCGCCGCAATGCTGAGCATCCTGGAGCGCTACAAGTGGCACCAGTTCTCGGTGGTCACGTCGCAGATAGCCGGCCACGATGACTTTGTGCAGGCTGTGCGGGAGCGTGTGGCTGAGATGCAGGAGCACTTCAAGTTCACTATCCTAAACTCGATCGTGGTCACCCGCACAAGCGACCTCATGGAGCTTGTTAACAGTGAGGCCCGGGTGATGCTGCTTTATGCCACGCAGACCGAGGCCATCACCATCCTGCGCGCCGCTGAGGAGATGAAGCTCACCGGAGAAAACTACGTCTGGGTAGTCAGCCAGTCGGTCATAGAAAAGAAGGACGCCCACTCCCAGTTCCCAGTCGGCATGCTTGGCGTGCACTTCGACACCTCCAGTGCGGCTCTCATGAACGAGATATCCAACGCAATAAAGATCTACAGCTACGGCGTGGAGGCCTACCTAACGGATCCGGCTAACCGTGACCGCCGCCTCACCACCCAGTCTTTGTCTTGCGAGGACGAGGGACGCGGTCGCTGGGACAACGGAGAAAT CTTCTTCAAGTACTTGCGCAACGTGTCAATCGAGGGCGACCTCAACAAGCCGAACATCGAGTTCACGGCGGACGGGGACCTGCGCTCGGCGGAGCTCAAGATTATGAACCTCCGGCCCAGCGCCAACAACAAGAACCTTGTGTGGGAAGAG ATTGGAGTGTGGAAGTCCTGGGAGACACAGAAGCTGGACATCCGCGACATTGCGTGGCCCGGCAACTCGCACGCCCCGCCCCAGGGCGTGCCGGAAAAGTTCCATTTGAAGATCACATTCCTCGAAGAGGCACCCTATATCAATCTGTCGCCTGCGGACCCGGTGAGTGGCAAGTGCCTGATGGACCGTGGTGTGCTCTGCCGGGTGGCGGCCGACCACGAGATGGCCGCCGACATCGACGTGGGCCAGGCACACCGCAACGAGTCCTTCTACCAGTGCTGTAGCGGCTTCTGCATAGACCTGCTGGAGAAGTTTGCCGAGGAGCTGGGCTTCACCTACGAGCTGGTGCGGGTCGAAGATGGTAAATGGGGTACCCTCGAGAATGGCAAGTGGAACGGCCTGATCGCCGACCTGGTCAACCGCAAGACAGACATGGTCCTCACCTCGCTGATGATCAACACGGAACGCGAGGCGGTCGTCGATTTCTCTGAGCCCTTTATGGAGACCGGCATCGCCATCGTGGTGGCGAAGCGCACTGGCATCATCTCGCCCACGGCTTTTCTGGAGCCCTTCGACACGGCCTCTTGGATGCTG GTGGGTATAGTGGCCATCCAGGCGGCCACCTTCATGATCTTCCTCTTCGAGTGGCTCTCGCCCAGCGGCTACGACATGAAGCTCTACCTACAGAACACCAACGTGACTCCGTACCGCTTCTCCCTGTTTCGCACCTACTGGCTGGTTTGGGCCGTGCTCTTCCAGGCCGCCGTCCATGTGGACTCGCCGCGAGGTTTCACTTCGCGCTTCATGACCAATGTGTGGGCCCTCTTCGCTGTGgtatttttggccatatacACTGCCAACCTGGCCGCCTTCATGATAACGAG GGAGGAGTTCCACGAGTTTAGCGGTCTCAACGACAGCCGTCTGGTGCATCCCTTCTCCCACAAGCCCTCCTTCAAGTTCGGCACCATCCCGTACAGCCACACAGACTCGACCATCCACAAGTACTTCAACGTCATGCACAACTACATGCGGCA GTACAACAAGACGAGCGTAGCGGATGGAGTGGCCGCCGTGCTCAACGGCAACTTAGACTCCTTCATCTACGATGGCACAGTGCTGGACTATCTGGTTGCCCAGGACGAGGACTGCCGGCTCATGACCGTGGGCAGCTGGTATGCCATGACGG GGTACGGGCTGGCATTCAGCCGCAACTCAAAGTATGTGCAGATGTTCAACAAGCGGCTGCTCGAGTTCCGAGCGAACGGGGACCTGGAGCGGCTGCGACGCTACTGGATGACGGGCACGTGCCGTCCGGGCAAGCAGGAGCACAAATCCTCGGATCCGCTGGCACTGGAGCAGTTCTTGTCAGCCTTCCTGCTCCTGATGGCCGGCATCCTGCTGGCGgcgctcctcctgctgctcgAGCACGTCTATTTTAAGTACATCCGCAAGCGGCTGGCCAAGAAGGACGGCGGCCACTGCTGCGCCCTCATCTCGCTGTCCATGGGCAAGTCACTGACCTTTCGGGGTGCCGTCTTCGAGGCCACCGAGATCCTGAAGAAGCACCGCTGCAACGACCCTATCTGCGACACACACCTATGGAAGGTCAAGCACGAGCTGGACATGTCTCGCCTCCGCGTCCGCCAGCTGGAGAAGGTCATGGACAAGCATGGCATCAAGGCGCCGCAGTTGAG GCTGGCCTCCTCCTCGGACCTGCTGAACCACCATCATCTCAAGGAGCGGCCGCCACTGCTGGGCAACCTGAGTCTCGCCGCCAGCGCCCAAGATCTATACAGGTG
- the Nmdar2 gene encoding NMDA receptor 2, isoform D, translating to MMNNEQFGHSTASAQYFLQLAGYLGIPVISWNADNSGLERRASQSTLQLQLAPSIEHQSAAMLSILERYKWHQFSVVTSQIAGHDDFVQAVRERVAEMQEHFKFTILNSIVVTRTSDLMELVNSEARVMLLYATQTEAITILRAAEEMKLTGENYVWVVSQSVIEKKDAHSQFPVGMLGVHFDTSSAALMNEISNAIKIYSYGVEAYLTDPANRDRRLTTQSLSCEDEGRGRWDNGEIFFKYLRNVSIEGDLNKPNIEFTADGDLRSAELKIMNLRPSANNKNLVWEEIGVWKSWETQKLDIRDIAWPGNSHAPPQGVPEKFHLKITFLEEAPYINLSPADPVSGKCLMDRGVLCRVAADHEMAADIDVGQAHRNESFYQCCSGFCIDLLEKFAEELGFTYELVRVEDGKWGTLENGKWNGLIADLVNRKTDMVLTSLMINTEREAVVDFSEPFMETGIAIVVAKRTGIISPTAFLEPFDTASWMLVGIVAIQAATFMIFLFEWLSPSGYDMKLYLQNTNVTPYRFSLFRTYWLVWAVLFQAAVHVDSPRGFTSRFMTNVWALFAVVFLAIYTANLAAFMITREEFHEFSGLNDSRLVHPFSHKPSFKFGTIPYSHTDSTIHKYFNVMHNYMRQYNKTSVADGVAAVLNGNLDSFIYDGTVLDYLVAQDEDCRLMTVGSWYAMTGYGLAFSRNSKYVQMFNKRLLEFRANGDLERLRRYWMTGTCRPGKQEHKSSDPLALEQFLSAFLLLMAGILLAALLLLLEHVYFKYIRKRLAKKDGGHCCALISLSMGKSLTFRGAVFEATEILKKHRCNDPICDTHLWKVKHELDMSRLRVRQLEKVMDKHGIKAPQLRLASSSDLLNHHHLKERPPLLGNLSLAASAQDLYRWSYKTEIAEMETVL from the exons ATGATGAACAACGAACAGTTCGGGCACAGCACGGCCTCGGCGCAGTACTTCTTGCAGCTGGCCGGCTACCTGGGCATCCCGGTTATCTCGTGGAACGCCGACAACTCGGGTCTGGAACGACGGGCCTCGCAATCGACGCTCCAGCTGCAGCTGGCTCCAAGCATCGAGCACCAAAGCGCCGCAATGCTGAGCATCCTGGAGCGCTACAAGTGGCACCAGTTCTCGGTGGTCACGTCGCAGATAGCCGGCCACGATGACTTTGTGCAGGCTGTGCGGGAGCGTGTGGCTGAGATGCAGGAGCACTTCAAGTTCACTATCCTAAACTCGATCGTGGTCACCCGCACAAGCGACCTCATGGAGCTTGTTAACAGTGAGGCCCGGGTGATGCTGCTTTATGCCACGCAGACCGAGGCCATCACCATCCTGCGCGCCGCTGAGGAGATGAAGCTCACCGGAGAAAACTACGTCTGGGTAGTCAGCCAGTCGGTCATAGAAAAGAAGGACGCCCACTCCCAGTTCCCAGTCGGCATGCTTGGCGTGCACTTCGACACCTCCAGTGCGGCTCTCATGAACGAGATATCCAACGCAATAAAGATCTACAGCTACGGCGTGGAGGCCTACCTAACGGATCCGGCTAACCGTGACCGCCGCCTCACCACCCAGTCTTTGTCTTGCGAGGACGAGGGACGCGGTCGCTGGGACAACGGAGAAAT CTTCTTCAAGTACTTGCGCAACGTGTCAATCGAGGGCGACCTCAACAAGCCGAACATCGAGTTCACGGCGGACGGGGACCTGCGCTCGGCGGAGCTCAAGATTATGAACCTCCGGCCCAGCGCCAACAACAAGAACCTTGTGTGGGAAGAG ATTGGAGTGTGGAAGTCCTGGGAGACACAGAAGCTGGACATCCGCGACATTGCGTGGCCCGGCAACTCGCACGCCCCGCCCCAGGGCGTGCCGGAAAAGTTCCATTTGAAGATCACATTCCTCGAAGAGGCACCCTATATCAATCTGTCGCCTGCGGACCCGGTGAGTGGCAAGTGCCTGATGGACCGTGGTGTGCTCTGCCGGGTGGCGGCCGACCACGAGATGGCCGCCGACATCGACGTGGGCCAGGCACACCGCAACGAGTCCTTCTACCAGTGCTGTAGCGGCTTCTGCATAGACCTGCTGGAGAAGTTTGCCGAGGAGCTGGGCTTCACCTACGAGCTGGTGCGGGTCGAAGATGGTAAATGGGGTACCCTCGAGAATGGCAAGTGGAACGGCCTGATCGCCGACCTGGTCAACCGCAAGACAGACATGGTCCTCACCTCGCTGATGATCAACACGGAACGCGAGGCGGTCGTCGATTTCTCTGAGCCCTTTATGGAGACCGGCATCGCCATCGTGGTGGCGAAGCGCACTGGCATCATCTCGCCCACGGCTTTTCTGGAGCCCTTCGACACGGCCTCTTGGATGCTG GTGGGTATAGTGGCCATCCAGGCGGCCACCTTCATGATCTTCCTCTTCGAGTGGCTCTCGCCCAGCGGCTACGACATGAAGCTCTACCTACAGAACACCAACGTGACTCCGTACCGCTTCTCCCTGTTTCGCACCTACTGGCTGGTTTGGGCCGTGCTCTTCCAGGCCGCCGTCCATGTGGACTCGCCGCGAGGTTTCACTTCGCGCTTCATGACCAATGTGTGGGCCCTCTTCGCTGTGgtatttttggccatatacACTGCCAACCTGGCCGCCTTCATGATAACGAG GGAGGAGTTCCACGAGTTTAGCGGTCTCAACGACAGCCGTCTGGTGCATCCCTTCTCCCACAAGCCCTCCTTCAAGTTCGGCACCATCCCGTACAGCCACACAGACTCGACCATCCACAAGTACTTCAACGTCATGCACAACTACATGCGGCA GTACAACAAGACGAGCGTAGCGGATGGAGTGGCCGCCGTGCTCAACGGCAACTTAGACTCCTTCATCTACGATGGCACAGTGCTGGACTATCTGGTTGCCCAGGACGAGGACTGCCGGCTCATGACCGTGGGCAGCTGGTATGCCATGACGG GGTACGGGCTGGCATTCAGCCGCAACTCAAAGTATGTGCAGATGTTCAACAAGCGGCTGCTCGAGTTCCGAGCGAACGGGGACCTGGAGCGGCTGCGACGCTACTGGATGACGGGCACGTGCCGTCCGGGCAAGCAGGAGCACAAATCCTCGGATCCGCTGGCACTGGAGCAGTTCTTGTCAGCCTTCCTGCTCCTGATGGCCGGCATCCTGCTGGCGgcgctcctcctgctgctcgAGCACGTCTATTTTAAGTACATCCGCAAGCGGCTGGCCAAGAAGGACGGCGGCCACTGCTGCGCCCTCATCTCGCTGTCCATGGGCAAGTCACTGACCTTTCGGGGTGCCGTCTTCGAGGCCACCGAGATCCTGAAGAAGCACCGCTGCAACGACCCTATCTGCGACACACACCTATGGAAGGTCAAGCACGAGCTGGACATGTCTCGCCTCCGCGTCCGCCAGCTGGAGAAGGTCATGGACAAGCATGGCATCAAGGCGCCGCAGTTGAG GCTGGCCTCCTCCTCGGACCTGCTGAACCACCATCATCTCAAGGAGCGGCCGCCACTGCTGGGCAACCTGAGTCTCGCCGCCAGCGCCCAAGATCTATACAGGTG